One genomic segment of bacterium includes these proteins:
- a CDS encoding alpha-galactosidase yields the protein MFKNWLEPVIPQPLTEALAEGFGWQIIGYDGVPIYWELLTENRDGNRWNISFKGKGNWDYLSAQMDINLNADYNSAVIYIALRNNADFPSPPISAIQPLFLHWSNPKHPVYLRYMGGGLTYGFYPSPAFKEHTFQLLNFASEPMMIESGPAGRSSNKYLPFLALAMNEAGLITAMEWSGLWYMGLTYPFVSLIVGIPVSGLVLKGRETLTLPPLHIVFFSGDFDEAGNAFRRYLYKFHCPKLNGNPPIPPVSYDHWFGIHCDFDEELLKKQADRCAELGIEYFVLDAGWYAGCGPGGEFSRGVGNWLRIDDKKFPSGIESLAEYVRSKGMKFGMWFEVERAHRESDMVREHPDWFIDIGEEYLHLNLSKKETQDGVIEIISQWVRKLGLKWIRYDYNIGPKPFWEHIDKTGKIQFKYVQGLYRVLDELMKRHPDLLIECCASGGRRIDLGTLKRAHTIWISDHTEDPHICRFMQSGGNRFLPANLLNSAVPNSLGSKEGKRAIDFLSRMVGAFSIDGDVASWSKEQSSEIKKLIEIYKRIRHLLVQDFHPLTPQPANPKEGEVISFVSEDKKECVIFAFRMPNEPIQRRVKLRGIIPNEDYYVRDLLNPGKPIELINGRTLMRDGLELDLTLDCALYYLSMTRGDF from the coding sequence ATGTTTAAAAATTGGTTAGAGCCGGTCATTCCCCAACCTCTTACTGAGGCGTTAGCTGAAGGTTTTGGATGGCAAATCATAGGTTATGATGGAGTGCCTATCTATTGGGAATTGCTGACCGAGAATAGAGATGGAAATAGATGGAATATCAGCTTCAAAGGGAAGGGAAACTGGGATTATCTCTCTGCCCAAATGGATATCAACTTGAATGCTGATTACAATTCTGCGGTTATATACATTGCCCTGCGAAATAACGCCGATTTCCCCTCCCCACCAATTTCCGCAATTCAACCCCTTTTCCTCCATTGGTCCAATCCAAAGCATCCCGTGTATCTTCGCTACATGGGTGGAGGTCTGACCTACGGCTTCTACCCCTCACCCGCTTTCAAGGAACACACTTTTCAACTTCTCAATTTTGCAAGCGAGCCCATGATGATTGAATCAGGACCAGCTGGTCGCTCTTCAAACAAATACCTCCCATTTTTAGCCCTTGCGATGAATGAAGCAGGCTTGATTACCGCTATGGAATGGTCAGGTCTCTGGTATATGGGCTTGACTTACCCCTTTGTCTCTCTCATCGTGGGCATACCTGTATCTGGGCTCGTATTGAAGGGAAGGGAAACGCTTACCCTACCCCCCTTGCACATCGTCTTCTTCTCCGGCGATTTTGATGAAGCAGGCAACGCCTTCCGCAGATACCTTTATAAATTCCATTGCCCTAAATTGAACGGCAATCCACCCATACCACCGGTAAGCTATGACCACTGGTTCGGCATACATTGTGATTTTGATGAGGAGCTTCTGAAAAAGCAAGCTGACCGCTGTGCCGAGTTGGGCATAGAATATTTTGTATTGGACGCCGGCTGGTATGCGGGATGTGGTCCGGGAGGCGAATTCAGCAGAGGTGTAGGAAATTGGCTCAGGATAGATGATAAAAAATTCCCCTCGGGAATAGAGAGTTTAGCGGAATATGTTCGTTCCAAGGGAATGAAATTTGGTATGTGGTTTGAGGTAGAAAGAGCTCATAGGGAAAGCGATATGGTGAGGGAACATCCAGATTGGTTCATAGATATCGGCGAGGAGTATCTTCATTTAAATCTCTCAAAAAAGGAAACACAGGATGGGGTAATTGAGATAATAAGCCAATGGGTGAGGAAACTTGGTTTAAAATGGATTCGTTACGATTACAACATCGGACCTAAACCCTTCTGGGAACATATTGATAAGACGGGAAAGATACAATTCAAGTATGTCCAAGGACTCTATCGGGTCTTGGACGAACTTATGAAAAGGCATCCTGACCTCCTCATTGAATGCTGTGCCTCGGGAGGAAGACGGATAGATTTGGGGACTCTCAAGAGAGCTCATACAATCTGGATTTCCGACCATACTGAGGACCCACATATCTGCAGATTTATGCAGAGCGGAGGCAATAGATTTCTGCCTGCAAACCTTCTGAATAGCGCCGTTCCCAATTCTCTCGGCAGTAAAGAAGGGAAAAGGGCGATTGATTTCCTCTCCAGAATGGTAGGTGCCTTTTCAATAGATGGAGATGTCGCATCTTGGAGCAAAGAACAAAGCTCAGAAATCAAGAAGTTGATAGAGATATACAAAAGGATTCGCCACCTCTTGGTTCAGGATTTCCATCCCTTAACCCCTCAACCCGCTAACCCAAAAGAAGGCGAGGTCATCAGCTTCGTCTCCGAAGATAAAAAGGAATGCGTCATCTTCGCCTTCCGTATGCCCAACGAACCGATACAGCGAAGGGTTAAATTGAGAGGAATTATTCCGAATGAGGATTATTATGTAAGGGATTTGCTTAATCCCGGAAAGCCCATTGAGCTCATTAATGGCAGAACTTTGATGAGAGATGGCCTTGAATTGGACCTAACCTTGGATTGCGCTCTCTATTATTTATCAATGACAAGAGGTGATTTTTAA
- a CDS encoding beta-galactosidase → MKNFAFPRQVKNLLIPFLCDLLLAQPFNVDYPIGFVSHYPLIVHQDEQIPRIGANVCIVRAPWALIEPEEDKWDFSLLDRQLEWAKETGIKLVYLMEAGPAHAAGVRWLVEKLKSQGETMCSAKGDIIDDPSYQSETYRSYLSRFIRNTIGYLSHHKYAEYIYGYSNGCEWWHPILYSYSKCDKNGFREWLRNKYPSLKALNDSWGTGFKDWQEIQPPTLYPLGVGREPQGCFMPASAYSDICWATNEESHINVKPGEKLTFYLELSTENLIGEVFLEVAWLSKDNPKPFKSDWSPPFIQSNGRGIIKFSLTVPSSSAKAWLLMKLMGTGKVVFQSIRIFDEEGNDVAPNPFLDPALGKWVFIAWSVEQSENLSHQWKSRGEMSITYQPKISLEGNPEFPLAMIDDWFNYRFENFAQFIDWMAEECQIADPNRPVLSYLTFAFANPFEWDYAQDVAIALDYWVENAKHQTILGMQINSAEGDFDSLTAAIDSVRRYGKPIWAIDLLDFTKGTYLGEDGLTRTSLSVLQHSGSESGIQYYCWYGTPDYNYSELGIDSLKRMIDRVKKTASLLKGFKPICEVALVQPRMPLYPYLPQPPNDYADFMGWYKLLVRAGICPDIYTIHALEKADLSLYKAVIIPDCAYITYKALEALRKASLAGVKLISSGRFALYDMTGRKIEPSSLPKLSHRFEESIGRESLGEVFRLKDKGNTPPRLICTQSFPSVPLPKLDKLLKILKNSGVNVLCHPMKDAQLTLVPFKKNEHSIVFALPQFDWTGEVSIEGRYFRIDKLGSLLNIRQERK, encoded by the coding sequence ATGAAAAACTTCGCCTTTCCTCGCCAAGTGAAAAACTTGCTTATTCCTTTCTTATGTGATTTGCTTCTTGCCCAACCGTTTAATGTTGACTACCCAATCGGCTTCGTCTCCCACTACCCGCTTATCGTTCATCAGGATGAACAAATCCCCCGCATTGGTGCCAATGTCTGCATAGTGAGAGCCCCCTGGGCATTGATAGAACCAGAGGAGGATAAATGGGATTTCTCGCTCCTTGACAGACAGCTTGAATGGGCTAAGGAAACGGGAATAAAACTCGTCTATCTGATGGAAGCTGGGCCAGCCCATGCGGCCGGTGTCCGCTGGCTTGTGGAAAAGCTGAAAAGTCAAGGGGAAACCATGTGTTCAGCTAAAGGAGATATAATAGATGACCCTTCATATCAATCGGAAACTTACCGCTCATATCTTTCCCGCTTCATACGCAACACGATTGGCTATCTCTCCCATCACAAATACGCTGAATACATTTACGGCTACAGCAACGGCTGCGAATGGTGGCATCCCATTCTTTATTCTTATTCCAAGTGCGACAAAAATGGCTTCAGAGAATGGTTGAGGAATAAATATCCTTCCCTGAAAGCGCTAAACGACAGCTGGGGTACTGGATTTAAAGACTGGCAGGAAATCCAACCACCAACTCTCTATCCTCTTGGAGTTGGAAGAGAGCCACAGGGGTGTTTTATGCCCGCCAGCGCCTACAGCGACATTTGCTGGGCAACAAATGAGGAGAGCCATATAAATGTCAAACCAGGCGAAAAGCTAACTTTCTATCTTGAATTGAGTACGGAAAACTTGATAGGAGAAGTTTTCCTTGAAGTGGCTTGGCTTTCAAAGGATAACCCTAAACCCTTTAAGTCCGATTGGAGCCCTCCTTTCATCCAATCCAACGGCAGAGGAATTATTAAATTCAGTTTGACCGTTCCTTCCTCCTCCGCTAAAGCCTGGCTCCTAATGAAGTTAATGGGAACGGGAAAGGTAGTTTTTCAATCCATTCGCATATTTGACGAAGAAGGGAACGACGTTGCCCCCAACCCCTTTCTTGACCCTGCATTGGGTAAATGGGTCTTCATAGCTTGGTCAGTTGAGCAGAGTGAAAACCTTTCCCATCAATGGAAATCGCGAGGGGAAATGAGCATCACCTACCAACCAAAGATTTCCCTTGAAGGAAACCCCGAATTTCCACTTGCTATGATAGATGACTGGTTCAACTATCGTTTTGAGAACTTCGCCCAATTCATAGATTGGATGGCGGAGGAATGCCAAATAGCAGACCCGAATCGCCCTGTGCTAAGTTATCTTACCTTCGCTTTCGCAAATCCCTTTGAGTGGGATTACGCCCAAGATGTCGCTATAGCGCTTGATTATTGGGTTGAGAACGCGAAACATCAAACAATTCTGGGAATGCAGATAAATTCAGCCGAAGGAGATTTTGATTCCCTTACAGCGGCGATTGACTCCGTCCGCCGCTACGGAAAGCCAATTTGGGCTATTGACCTTCTTGACTTTACGAAAGGGACATATTTGGGGGAAGATGGTTTGACAAGAACCTCCCTCTCCGTTCTTCAACATTCTGGCTCCGAAAGCGGAATCCAATATTACTGCTGGTATGGAACACCTGATTACAATTATTCAGAGCTTGGCATAGATTCGTTGAAAAGGATGATTGACAGAGTGAAAAAGACCGCCTCGCTTCTTAAGGGTTTCAAACCGATATGCGAGGTAGCTCTCGTTCAGCCGAGAATGCCGCTCTACCCCTATCTCCCTCAACCACCAAACGACTACGCCGATTTTATGGGATGGTATAAGCTGCTCGTGAGGGCTGGAATCTGCCCAGATATCTATACAATTCACGCCTTGGAAAAGGCTGATTTGTCCTTATATAAAGCAGTCATAATTCCCGACTGCGCCTATATAACATATAAAGCCCTTGAGGCTTTAAGAAAAGCCTCACTGGCGGGGGTTAAATTGATTAGCTCCGGAAGATTTGCCCTCTACGATATGACTGGAAGAAAAATTGAACCAAGTTCTTTGCCCAAACTAAGCCATCGTTTTGAGGAATCCATCGGTAGGGAAAGCTTGGGTGAGGTTTTCAGATTGAAAGATAAAGGGAACACACCTCCCCGCCTCATCTGCACACAGAGCTTTCCCTCCGTTCCGCTGCCCAAGCTTGATAAATTGTTGAAAATCCTGAAAAATTCCGGGGTTAATGTCCTTTGCCACCCTATGAAAGATGCACAATTAACCCTCGTGCCCTTCAAAAAGAACGAACACTCAATCGTTTTCGCCCTCCCCCAATTTGATTGGACTGGGGAGGTATCCATTGAGGGAAGATATTTTAGAATTGACAAGCTTGGCTCTCTCCTTAATATCCGCCAGGAAAGGAAGTGA
- a CDS encoding beta-galactosidase trimerization domain-containing protein, with translation MKDRYRLEIPHRWWEGGPLQIIELEEGYHFGKKMQLLRELGADAEHLTRFADPTIFPGVAFIDDRELFPGEKVTLDTLKDYLSEAHVHGIRVIIYYNVHDVELTYARKHPEWQQIKEDGNPIEDVYGVDSSFCVNSGWREEVFHALRILSSYEIDGVFFDGPIFFANTCYCENCRRLFKEKYGKEIPSKTHLTSSREEQSWKELIEFQTDSIARFLRDSNEILKKINPKILLYMNGNPLAPTWATGRDNRKIIKETDILGAEGGFLYGGLEEPIYKPGATAKLLETQAEGKPTVIFDAAKQGPWAFSMLPPGEISLLYSQTISHGAQVWLAICSDPLKHPEEIAVIKKFNKLIEDNPEPFYATKSLARIALVWPQRSNDYYTGSYVPLTDFTKEAKPMKAGDLWKEFFGFYDGLCRNHFPFDVIDEEAIRDLNSSQYDLIILPNVTSLNEEEINSIKEFVENGGNIISSFETSLYDYGMKMKSFALKDVFGVKDVGEVFGPLRWDYVVPTNENHFSLKDIEQDFIFAPLYGLKVETIAKPILFFCSPLPGCYAGRPRPSPYPFLIENRYGKGTSLYIAGTFGESLFSFRFPEYYKILKNIVSKLSKNIIVLENAPSSLEISLRGKDNRLYLHLINFTSEMKRPIQRILPCYDIEIKLRIEREIKRIRSLVGHNDLPFKMKDGEIVFSVPKIEDYDLIEMEG, from the coding sequence ATGAAAGACAGATATCGCTTGGAAATTCCTCATAGATGGTGGGAAGGAGGTCCTTTGCAGATTATAGAGCTTGAGGAAGGCTACCATTTTGGGAAAAAGATGCAATTGCTTAGGGAATTGGGAGCAGATGCTGAACATCTTACCCGCTTCGCTGACCCCACAATCTTCCCCGGAGTAGCCTTTATTGATGACCGTGAACTTTTCCCGGGAGAAAAAGTGACCCTTGATACCTTGAAAGATTATCTCTCGGAAGCACATGTCCATGGCATAAGGGTTATCATTTATTATAATGTTCACGATGTGGAGCTCACCTATGCGAGAAAGCACCCGGAATGGCAACAGATTAAGGAAGACGGCAATCCTATTGAGGATGTCTACGGCGTGGATTCGTCTTTCTGTGTAAATAGCGGTTGGAGAGAAGAAGTATTTCATGCCCTTAGAATCCTCTCCTCCTACGAAATTGATGGCGTATTTTTTGATGGACCTATATTCTTCGCCAATACCTGTTATTGTGAGAACTGTAGGAGGCTTTTCAAGGAGAAATATGGAAAGGAGATTCCCTCCAAAACCCATTTAACCTCGTCCCGAGAAGAGCAAAGTTGGAAAGAGCTAATTGAGTTTCAAACTGATAGCATCGCGAGATTCTTGCGAGATAGCAACGAAATCCTGAAGAAGATAAATCCCAAAATCCTCCTCTATATGAACGGCAATCCCCTCGCCCCCACTTGGGCAACAGGTAGAGACAATCGGAAGATTATAAAGGAAACGGATATCCTTGGAGCGGAAGGCGGTTTTCTCTATGGTGGATTGGAGGAGCCAATCTACAAACCAGGAGCTACCGCAAAGCTCTTGGAGACACAAGCCGAAGGCAAACCCACCGTCATCTTTGATGCAGCCAAGCAAGGTCCTTGGGCTTTCTCAATGCTCCCTCCCGGCGAGATAAGCCTACTTTACAGCCAAACCATATCTCACGGCGCCCAGGTTTGGCTCGCCATTTGTAGCGACCCACTAAAGCATCCCGAAGAAATAGCGGTCATCAAAAAGTTCAACAAATTGATAGAGGATAATCCAGAGCCATTCTACGCAACGAAATCCTTAGCCCGCATAGCCTTAGTATGGCCCCAAAGGTCAAACGATTATTACACAGGCTCATATGTCCCACTTACCGATTTCACGAAGGAAGCCAAGCCGATGAAAGCCGGCGACCTATGGAAAGAGTTCTTCGGCTTTTACGACGGATTATGCAGAAACCATTTCCCCTTCGATGTCATAGACGAAGAGGCTATCCGCGATCTGAACTCCTCCCAATACGACCTCATCATACTTCCCAATGTTACTTCTCTTAATGAAGAGGAAATAAACTCTATCAAGGAATTTGTTGAAAATGGAGGAAATATCATCTCGTCCTTTGAGACATCACTATACGACTACGGGATGAAGATGAAAAGCTTCGCTTTGAAAGATGTCTTCGGTGTAAAGGATGTGGGCGAGGTTTTCGGTCCGCTCAGGTGGGATTATGTAGTCCCTACAAATGAAAATCACTTTTCTTTGAAAGATATTGAGCAGGATTTCATATTCGCTCCCCTTTATGGCTTAAAAGTTGAAACGATAGCCAAACCAATCCTTTTCTTTTGCTCCCCCTTGCCAGGTTGCTATGCCGGTAGACCGAGACCATCCCCCTACCCTTTCTTAATTGAAAACAGATATGGCAAAGGCACATCGTTATACATCGCTGGGACATTTGGGGAATCCCTGTTTTCATTTCGCTTCCCTGAGTATTACAAAATCCTCAAAAATATCGTCTCAAAACTAAGCAAAAATATTATCGTATTGGAGAACGCCCCCTCCTCTTTGGAAATCTCATTAAGAGGCAAAGACAATCGCCTCTATCTCCATCTTATAAATTTCACCTCCGAGATGAAAAGACCCATCCAAAGAATTCTCCCCTGTTATGATATTGAAATCAAGCTCAGAATAGAGAGAGAAATAAAGAGAATTCGCTCCCTTGTAGGGCATAATGATTTGCCCTTTAAAATGAAAGATGGCGAGATAGTTTTCTCGGTTCCCAAAATAGAGGATTATGATTTAATAGAAATGGAGGGGTAA